The nucleotide sequence TACGACCTCATCCCCACCACCGAAAGCACCGGCGGCCCGGCGCGCTATTACCGGATCGGCGGCACCGGCTCCAGGGTCGGCTTCATCTCGCCGCACAGCCACAACTTCTGCGGGAGCTGCAACCGCGTGCGCGTGACGACCGAGGGCCGCCTGCTCCTGTGCCTCGGGCAGGAGCACTCGGCGGATCTGCGGGCCGTCGTGCGCGCTCATCCGGGCGACATCGAGCGGTTGAAGCACGCGATCGTCGCCTCGATGGCGATCAAGCCCAAGGGCCACGATTTCAATCTCGGCGCCCGGCCGGTGATCCTGCGCCACATGAACGTGACCGGAGGCTGACGCATGCCGGGCGCGCCCCACCGGCCGCGTATGACGCAGGCGGGACGCTCGCCCACCCATCCGGTGTGCGCGACCGACGAGCACGGCGAGGTGCGCGAGCTCCGGATCGCCGGCGAGTTTCCCCTCACGCTCAAGGTGGACGGCCGCGAGGTCGTCACCCTCATGACGCTCGGCACGCACCCCGAGGAGCTCGCGCTCGGGTACCTGCGCAACCAGCGCCTGATCGAGGAGATCGAGCAGATCCGCTCGGTCGACGTCGACTGGGATCGCGGGGTCGTTCACGTCGAGACCTTCCGCGGCGACGGCGTGATCGACTGGGAGAGCAAGCTGGCCCATCGCACCGTCACCACCGGCTGCGGCCAGGGCACCGTCTTCAGCTGCACGCTCGACAAGCTCTACGACGCGCGCCTGCCGGCCGTGAGCGTGCGGCAGTCGCTCGTCTACCGGCTGCTGCGCGAGCTCGCCGGCGACAACGCCGTCTACCGCCAAGCGGGCGCCGTGCACGGCTGCGCGCTCTGCCGCGAGACGGAGGTGCTGGTCTTCGTCGAGGACGTAGGCCGGCACAACGCGGCCGACGCGATCGCGGGCCGGATGTGGCTCGACCGCATCGAGGGCGGGGACAAGATCTTCTACACCACCGGGCGGCTCACCTCCGAGATCGTGATGAAGGCCGCGCACATGGGCATCCCGGTGCTGCTCTCGCGCTCCGGCATCACGCACATGGGGCTGGAGCTCGCGAAGGACCTCGGCATCCTCATGATCGCCCGCGCCAAGGGCGAGCATTTCCTCGTGTACCACGGCGCCGAGCGCGTCATCTACGACGCCCGCCCCGCACGCCGGCCGGTCGCCCGCGCCGAAGCCGGATGAACCTGCCCTCCGAAACCGAACCGCTCGCCGACCGCGCCGCCTCCGCGCCGCGCTTCATGAGCGTGCGCCAGGTGGCCGAGTACCTCGACCTGCACGAGAAGAAGGTCTATGCCCTCGCCGCCGACGGCCTGATCCCGGCGACCAAGGTCACCGGCAAGTGGCTCTTCCCGCGCGATCTCGTCGATCAGTGGCTGCGCGAGACGAGCCACGGCGGCATCCTCACCGACCGCCTCATCGTCGCCGGAAGCG is from Sulfurifustis variabilis and encodes:
- a CDS encoding formate dehydrogenase accessory sulfurtransferase FdhD, with the protein product MPGAPHRPRMTQAGRSPTHPVCATDEHGEVRELRIAGEFPLTLKVDGREVVTLMTLGTHPEELALGYLRNQRLIEEIEQIRSVDVDWDRGVVHVETFRGDGVIDWESKLAHRTVTTGCGQGTVFSCTLDKLYDARLPAVSVRQSLVYRLLRELAGDNAVYRQAGAVHGCALCRETEVLVFVEDVGRHNAADAIAGRMWLDRIEGGDKIFYTTGRLTSEIVMKAAHMGIPVLLSRSGITHMGLELAKDLGILMIARAKGEHFLVYHGAERVIYDARPARRPVARAEAG